GAGTTCCGACGCCGAGGAAGTGCACGTCGGCGAATTGGGCGGCGGCGTCGTAGTCGGTGGTGAAGCGCAGACGGCCAGCAGCGATGTTGTCGCTCAACATTTTCCGCAGACCCGGTTCGTAGAACGGGACGTCGCCGGAGGCGAGCTTGGCGACTTTCCCTGGGTCGATGTCGACACCGATCACGTCGTGCCCGAGTTCGGCCATTCCGGCGGCGTGCGTCGCACCGAGATAACCCGTGCCGAAGACTGAACATCGCATACCACCTCTTTAGGCAACCGCGATGAGCTGATCGCTACGCGACACTTAGCGGCACACCAACGGTGGGTTACGAATGAACGCGGCGGCCTAGAGGTGTTCTCAGCCCCCGCTGCAGAAGATCAGGAAGCAGCTACCTCCACCGCCACCACCGCGGCCGAACGATCCCGATCCCGGGTATTGCGAACCGGGGTTGTACGGGCTGCGACTCGAGCCGGGCCCGTTTGAGCCCGACCCGGGGCCTGAGCCCCGAGGACCCGAGCCCAGGGACGGCGACTGCGGCGCCTGCGGAACCTGAGGCTGCTGCGGGGTCTGCGGCAGTTGCGGGGTCTGCGGCAGCTGCGGGGTCTGCGGCAGCTGAGGGTTCTGCGGGATCTGCGGCTCCTCCTCCGGTTCGTCCTCCCACGGTGGATTCCACTGCGGTGGTTGCCACGGCTTCGGCGGCAGATAGTGCGGCCGCCACGGCGGATTCCACGGCCGGTAGATCGGCGGCGGGTTGTACACGGGCGGCGGGATGTAGACCGGAGCCGGCGCGGGTGCCGGCGCGGCGGGCGGAGGTGCAGGCGCCGGGGCGGCCGCGGGTGGCGGCGCAGCCGGCGGCGGGGCCTCGACGTAGACCGTGCGAGGTGGCGCCTGCGGAACCTGCTGCGCCACGGGCACCGGCGGCTTGATCGTCTCGGCGGCCGGCGGCGGCGCAGGAGGCGGCGCCTCGGCCGGCTTTGCTTCCGGAGTAGGTGCCGGCGCCGGAGCCGCTGGCGCGACTGTGGGTACGAGGGCGTTCTGGCCAGGGCTGGGCCGCTGGTCGGCCGTCGGGCGGATACTCACAGCCAGCGAAATGACCAGTGCCACAACGCCGACGACGAAGATAGACGTCAGCGCACTGCCGACGAGCAGGAACGGCTTGCGCTCCCCGGGCAGCTGAAGTTCCGTCTGGGGGTCGTAGTCGTCGAGGGATGCACCATCGGAGCCGACCGCAGCCAGCTGTGTCTCGGCGCCGGCCAGGCCCGCGAGAGCCGAACCGGCCGTCGGGCCGTCGGGATCCTGCGAGTAGGCAAGGCCGACCGTGGACGACTCCAGCGCCGGGGCGTTGGCGGCCGCCAGCGCGGCGCCGCGAGCCAGTGCCAGTTCGGGTTCGTCCGGCGCGCTGACCGGGAGGCTGACCAGATGCTGTAGGTGTTCCTTCACCGAGGACACGTCGACGCCCGAGCCGACGACGAACATGCCCTGCGGGCGCGCGTCCTGCGCGTCGACGGCGGCGGCCATCTCGGTCAGGATCCCCATCGCATCCCCGCCGTGCAGGCTGCGGCTGAGCACCTTGACCACCGACCCGTCGTCGGTCTGAACGACCGACAGGGTGGCGGTGTCGCGGTCGACGAACAACAGCGCGGTCGTGTCGTACCCGACCGCACGACCTGCGGCCTGGGCAAGCTCCGCGGCGGCGTGGCCCGCGGACACCAACATCACGTCATCGAGGCTCCTGACCGCCAGGGCGTCGCGCAGTGCGGCGCCCTCGGAGTGCTGACTCCAGGTGATGCCGACGGCCCTCAGGTGATGACCGCCGGCGGTCGCGCTCTCCTGGGTGCCCAGGATCGCCTCGACGACCTGCTCCGCCGCAGAGTTTGCTGAGCCTTCGTTCGTGGTGACGTCAAACGAATCATGGTCGACGGTCACTCCGTCGGCCATCTCCCCCTCGACCAGCACCATGCGGACCGTCGTAGGTGTGGTCGACACACCCAGCACGATGTCCACTAGCCCCTCCAAAAGTTTGCTACGCTATCTAGTTCGCTGATGGGCCTCGCACTCCGCACCGGCCGACAACTAGTACTTAATCGACTCGCTCAGCATGGGCGTTACTCCCGAACGCGTTTGCTGCAGCCGATCAAGTCCGGTCCGACATCGGGCAGCTCCGGCGCCCCGACAACGCCGGTACCTCGACCCTACTCGGGTCAACGGCCGAACGCTTCCGGCCGGTCAAAAACCGCGGCAGCCGAGTTCAGTCCAGGCTCGTTGACTCGGTGTCCTCGGCGGCATCGGCCCGCTGCTGCAAGGTAGCGGAACCCCCGAGGGTCGGCCGGCGCACCGGCTGATGCCCGTGCACACCCTCGGCATAGGCGGTCTCGGCGTGTTGGGTGAAGTCGACGCCAGCCGTCTCATCCTCGGCGCTGACGCGGAATCCGAGGACGCGATCGATGATCTTGGCCAACGCGAACGACATGGCGAACGCGTAGATGCTGACCACCAGCGCGGCTAACGCCTGCTTGCCGAGCTGGGCGAGGCCGCCGCCGTAGAACAGGCCCTCCGGGCCTGCGGTCATCACCTCTGCCGCGAGGAATCCGATGAGTAGGACGCCGACGAGTCCGCCGACGTAGTGCACGCCGACCACGTCCAGCGAGTCGTCGTAGTTCCAGCGGAACTTCAACCCGACGGCGTATGAGCAGATGACGCCTGCGGCCAGGCCGACGACGAATGCGCCGAGGGTGTTGACCGTCCCGCACGACGGTGTGATCGCGACCAGGCCGGCGACCACACCCGATGCGGCGCCGAACGTCGTCGGCTTGCCGTCACGGAAGCGCTCGACGGTGATCCAGCCCAGCATGCCCAAACAACCGGCCACCAGGGTGTTGAGAAAAACGGCTGCCGCCGTGCCGTTGGCCGCCAGTGCAGAGCCGGCGTTGAAACCGAACCAGCCGAACCACAGCAGACCCGCACCGAGCAGAACGAACGGCAGGTTATGCGGGCGCATGGCGTCCTTCTTGAAGCCGATGCGCGGACCGAGCACCAGTGCGAGCGCCAATGCCGAAGCGCCGGAGACGATCTCGACCACCAGGCCGCCGGCATAATCCAGCACCCCGAGGTTGGACAGCCAGCCGTCGGGCCCCCAGACCCAGTGCGCCACGACGGCGTAGACCGCGACGGTCCACACCGGGACGAAGACCACCCACGCCGAGAATCGCGCGCGGTCGGCGATCGCGCCGCTGACGAGCGCGGCGGTGACGATCGCGAAGGTCAGTTGGAAAGTGGCGAACAGGAGCTCGGGCACCGTGCCGCGCACGGTCGTCGGATCGATACCGAGCATGCCGAAGTGGGAGAGGTTGCCGATCAGTCCCTTACCGGCGTCCTCGGAGAACGCGACGGTGTAGCCGACCAACAGCCATGCGATCGTGCAGGCCGGGATCGAGATGAAGCACATCATGATCATGTTGAGCACGCCGGTGGTGCGGACCATGCCGCCGTAGAAGATGGCGAGTCCCGGTGTCATCAGCAGGACCATCGCGGTGGCGGCCAACAACCAGGCGGTCGCGGCGGGATCGATCTCTGGCACGTCGGCTCCTTTGGCGAAGTTCCGACGAAGCATTTCGACCCCAGGTTTCAGCCACGCGGCAGCGATGTTTCCGGCATGTTTCGTGTTTCGTCTGGATTACCGAAACCTCACGGTCGGCGAAGCTCGTTCACTCTGCGCCCACGGCGCAAGAGTCCACCTGAAGAGCGCCGTCAGCGCAGAGTCAACGCGCAGCTGGGAAAGTCAACGCGCGCTCAGCTGGACTTGATGAAGTTCAGATACGAGCGCGAGGGCGTGGGCCCGCGCTGGCCCTGATACTTGGAGCCCGCCTGCGAGCTGCCGTACGGGTGCTCGGCGGGACTGGTCAGCCGCAGCAGGCAGAGCTGGCCGATCTTCATGCCCGGCCACAGCGTGATCGGCAGGTTCGCGACGTTGGACAGTTCCAGCGTGATGTGCCCGCTGAACCCGGGGTCGATGAAGCCCGCGGTGGAGTGGGTCAGTAGGCCGAGTCGGCCGAGCGACGACTTGCCTTCGAGCCGGCCCGCGAGGTCGTTGGGCAGCGAGCACCGTTCCAGCGTCGATCCGAGGACGAACTCGCCGGGATGAAGGACGAAGGGCTCGCCTTCCTTGGGCTCGACCAGCGTCGTGAGGTCGTCCTGACGCAGCGCCGGGTCGATGTGGGTGTAGCGGGTGTTGTTGAACACCCGGAACAGGTTGTCCAGCCGCACGTCGACGCTCGACGGCTGGATGAGGTTCTCTTCGAACGGGTCGATGCCCAGCCGACCGGCGGCGATTTCGGACCTGATGTCGCGATCGGAGAGCAGCACGCGACGAGCGTAGCCGCTCGAGTGTTAGCCTTCGTGATCACTGGCTCAGGCCAGCGTGCCGGTGTAGTTCAATGGCAGAACATCAGCTTCCCAAGCTGAGAACGCGGGTTCGATTCCCGTCACCGGCTCCGATGCTTCGGGTGACGTTCGGCCCATCCTCAGATGGCCGTGCGGAATCTGTCCCGGTAGGCCTTCGGTGAGACGCCTAGGTGTTCGACGAATGCGCGCCGCAGAGTCTCGGTGCTACCGAATCCCGCCAGGCCTGCGGACTCGGTCACGGTGCGGCCGGCATCAAGGGCGGCGCGGGCGACGTCGATGCGGACCATCTCCACGTAATCCGCAGGCGTCGTCCCGAGTTCGGATCGGAACAACCGGGTCAGCTGTCGCGTGCTCAGAGAGGCGCGCGCCGCAAGGGTTTTCACGCTGTGGTCCGCATGCGGCTCGGCCGCGATCGCGTCGGTGACCGCCCGCAGCGCGGACTGCGGCGGCGGGCTGGCCTCGATCAGCGACGAGAATTGCGACTGGCCGCCGGCGCGCTTGAGATAGACGACCAACCAGCGAGCCACATCGCGAACGAGGTCAGCGCCGTAGTCCTGTTCGACCAGTGCGAGCGCGAGATCGATGCCCGCTGAGATACCCGCCGACGTGAAGACGTCGCCGTCCCGGACGAAGATCGCGTCCGGTTCGACGATGATGTCGGGAAAAGCGCGGGTGAACGATCGGATGTTGTGCCAGTGCGTGGTCGCGCGCCGACCATTGAGCAGGCCGGCCTGCGCGAGGATGAACGACCCGGTGCAGATGGACCCCAGTCGCCGAGTCCGACCCGCCACCGACTTCACGGCCTCGACGAGTGCCGGGTCAATCGGCCGCGCCGGAATGTTGTCGCTGCCGGCGACCAGGACGGTGTCAGCGGATTCGATGGACCCGACGCTGTCGGTGACGCCCAGCCGGATTCCGATCGATGTGGTCACATCGCGCCCGTCCACCGATGCGATCTTGATTTGATAGTCGCCGCCGAATCGGTTGGCTTCGGCGAAGACCTCGCCCGCCCCTGCGACATCGAGCATCGTCACGTCGTCGAAGACGACGATCACCACCACCCGGGCGCGAGCAGTCGCTGCCACCACCGCGTCATTGTGTCGCATTCTGTGCGACGAACGGCTCAAAGGCCGTATGTGAACGTCCCGCCACCTGCGTTGACTCGATTAGTAGTCCAACTGAGGAGGTAGACCATGGGAACACAGTCGCTGCAATCGATCGCCGAGATCACCATCCCCGACACCGCATTGGTGCGCGAGGCGACCGATTTCATTCGCGAGGCCGAAAACGACCTGCTCTTCGACCATTCGCGCAGGGTGTTTCTGTTCGCCGCGCTGCAGGGTCGCCGCCTTGGCCTGCAACCGGATCTCGAACTGCTCTACGTCGCCGCGATGTTCCACGATTTGGGCCTCACCGAGCGCTACCGCACGTCGAGCCTGCGCTTCGAGGTCGACGGCGCCAACGCGGCACAGGACTTCCTGCTGCAGCGCGGCGTCGATGCCGCCGACGCGCGAAAGGTGTGGCTGGGCATCGCATTGCACACCACGCCCGGAGTGCCGCAGTTCCTCGATCCCGAGACCGCCCTGGTCATCGCCGGAGTCGAGACCGACGTGCTCGGCATCGGTCGCGATGCGCTCTCGCCGGAAGCCGTCGCTGCGGTGACTGCTGCGCACCCACGTCCCGATTTCAAGAACCGCATCCTCGCCGCCTTCAACGACGGCATGAAACACCGGCCGGACACCACGTT
The nucleotide sequence above comes from Mycolicibacterium moriokaense. Encoded proteins:
- a CDS encoding DUF7159 family protein, with translation MDIVLGVSTTPTTVRMVLVEGEMADGVTVDHDSFDVTTNEGSANSAAEQVVEAILGTQESATAGGHHLRAVGITWSQHSEGAALRDALAVRSLDDVMLVSAGHAAAELAQAAGRAVGYDTTALLFVDRDTATLSVVQTDDGSVVKVLSRSLHGGDAMGILTEMAAAVDAQDARPQGMFVVGSGVDVSSVKEHLQHLVSLPVSAPDEPELALARGAALAAANAPALESSTVGLAYSQDPDGPTAGSALAGLAGAETQLAAVGSDGASLDDYDPQTELQLPGERKPFLLVGSALTSIFVVGVVALVISLAVSIRPTADQRPSPGQNALVPTVAPAAPAPAPTPEAKPAEAPPPAPPPAAETIKPPVPVAQQVPQAPPRTVYVEAPPPAAPPPAAAPAPAPPPAAPAPAPAPVYIPPPVYNPPPIYRPWNPPWRPHYLPPKPWQPPQWNPPWEDEPEEEPQIPQNPQLPQTPQLPQTPQLPQTPQQPQVPQAPQSPSLGSGPRGSGPGSGSNGPGSSRSPYNPGSQYPGSGSFGRGGGGGGSCFLIFCSGG
- a CDS encoding ammonium transporter, yielding MLRRNFAKGADVPEIDPAATAWLLAATAMVLLMTPGLAIFYGGMVRTTGVLNMIMMCFISIPACTIAWLLVGYTVAFSEDAGKGLIGNLSHFGMLGIDPTTVRGTVPELLFATFQLTFAIVTAALVSGAIADRARFSAWVVFVPVWTVAVYAVVAHWVWGPDGWLSNLGVLDYAGGLVVEIVSGASALALALVLGPRIGFKKDAMRPHNLPFVLLGAGLLWFGWFGFNAGSALAANGTAAAVFLNTLVAGCLGMLGWITVERFRDGKPTTFGAASGVVAGLVAITPSCGTVNTLGAFVVGLAAGVICSYAVGLKFRWNYDDSLDVVGVHYVGGLVGVLLIGFLAAEVMTAGPEGLFYGGGLAQLGKQALAALVVSIYAFAMSFALAKIIDRVLGFRVSAEDETAGVDFTQHAETAYAEGVHGHQPVRRPTLGGSATLQQRADAAEDTESTSLD
- the dcd gene encoding dCTP deaminase codes for the protein MLLSDRDIRSEIAAGRLGIDPFEENLIQPSSVDVRLDNLFRVFNNTRYTHIDPALRQDDLTTLVEPKEGEPFVLHPGEFVLGSTLERCSLPNDLAGRLEGKSSLGRLGLLTHSTAGFIDPGFSGHITLELSNVANLPITLWPGMKIGQLCLLRLTSPAEHPYGSSQAGSKYQGQRGPTPSRSYLNFIKSS
- a CDS encoding GlxA family transcriptional regulator, which gives rise to MRHNDAVVAATARARVVVIVVFDDVTMLDVAGAGEVFAEANRFGGDYQIKIASVDGRDVTTSIGIRLGVTDSVGSIESADTVLVAGSDNIPARPIDPALVEAVKSVAGRTRRLGSICTGSFILAQAGLLNGRRATTHWHNIRSFTRAFPDIIVEPDAIFVRDGDVFTSAGISAGIDLALALVEQDYGADLVRDVARWLVVYLKRAGGQSQFSSLIEASPPPQSALRAVTDAIAAEPHADHSVKTLAARASLSTRQLTRLFRSELGTTPADYVEMVRIDVARAALDAGRTVTESAGLAGFGSTETLRRAFVEHLGVSPKAYRDRFRTAI
- a CDS encoding HD domain-containing protein → MGTQSLQSIAEITIPDTALVREATDFIREAENDLLFDHSRRVFLFAALQGRRLGLQPDLELLYVAAMFHDLGLTERYRTSSLRFEVDGANAAQDFLLQRGVDAADARKVWLGIALHTTPGVPQFLDPETALVIAGVETDVLGIGRDALSPEAVAAVTAAHPRPDFKNRILAAFNDGMKHRPDTTFGTMNDDVLAHFDPTFQREDFVELILNNAWPE